Sequence from the Pedobacter sp. D749 genome:
CCGATAACACCTTTATAAGTGAATCCGGTCGTTGGACTTTTACTCATCATATAATCAATCCTCATTTCGGCTTTCGGGTTTGAGGAATAGGAGAAATAATAATTTCCATTACGTTTATGCATCCATGAAGCTTCAAAAAAGGCAGGTACATGAAAAGAAGTTGCCTGACCATTTACGCTAATCATATCATTATTTAGCTTTATTACCCGCATATTATCTTCACCATTGCCTCCAAAATATAAATAGGCCTGTCCATCATCATCTAAAAAGGCCATTGGATCAAACAACCACATATTTTTTGCAGGCTGTACACCAGGGGTTTCATTATCAATTAACTTTTTGCCCAATGCATCTTTGAATGGACCAGTTGGAGAGGAAGCTGTGGCTACACCAATCCCTGATCCGCCATTACCAAAATAAAGATAAATTTTACCATTTCTGGCGATAACTGAGGGTGCCCAGGTTCTATTGGCCCAGGTTACATCTCTTGGCGCCTCAAACACTACACCGTGATCCGTCCAGTTTTTCATATCACTGCTTGAAATACAAACAATCGATTTCATTTTATAGCCACTATCTTTATCATCCGAATTGTCATCATCGTTGGATGCGTATAAGTAAACTCTTCCATTATAGACCAGTGTAGCGGGATCTGCCAGGTGCCGGTGGCTGGCAATATGATCATCGGCAAAGGAATTTTTTGCCAACGTGAACAACAAACAAAACAGGAGTGCGAGTTTAAAGTATTTTTGGTTTAGTTCTTTCATTAAAGTTGTTTCTAAGGTGTTGTCGATTATTTTATTGCGGTACTTAAGTTTAGTTTACCCGGATAACTTTTTTCATAATATTTCCGCTTTTTGGAGATAACTCATCGGGCTGACTGCCGCCAACAGCTAATGTAATACTGCCTTTGTAAAATTGTCTTGAGCCATCCTGACCGATATAAGACAGGTCATTTGCTTTTAAGCTGAATTTAACCAGTTTACTTTCTCCCGGTTCAAGGCTAATGCGTTTAAATCCTTTCAGGGCCTTTGCTGCTGATTTGATAGATTTTTGGTTGTTGAGTTGATACAACTGAACCACCTCATCACTCCTAAACTTTCCTTTATTGCTCACCATAACCGACACCTCTGTGCCTTTGCCTGCTTTTAGTGCCGCAGGAGCAACAAATTTTTCATATAAAAATGAAGAATAGCTAAGCCCATAACCGAATCCATAAAGCGGTTTGCCTTTAAAATACCGGTATGTCCTGTTTTTCATGCTATAATCGCTGAAATCCCCAAGGTCCTTATCGCTCGCATAAAAAGTTACAGGCAATCTTCCTGAAGGGCTGTAGTCTCCAAAAAGAATATCAGCCACGGCTTCGCCAGTTGCCTGTCCGCCATACCATGCATTCAGAATAGCGGGAATGTTTTCAGCTTCCCATGGTATCGCAATGGCGCTACCGGTCATCATTACAAAAACGACTGGTTTTCCACTTTCTTTTAGTGATTTCATTAATGCGGTCTGAGCTGCAGGCAACATAATTGAAGTTCTGTCCCCACCGCTGAATCCCGGATAATCTACTCTCATTTCCTCGCCTTCCAGCTGCGGAGAAATCCCGCCGACAAATACGAAGGCGTCAGCATCTGCG
This genomic interval carries:
- a CDS encoding glycoside hydrolase family 43 protein; translated protein: MKELNQKYFKLALLFCLLFTLAKNSFADDHIASHRHLADPATLVYNGRVYLYASNDDDNSDDKDSGYKMKSIVCISSSDMKNWTDHGVVFEAPRDVTWANRTWAPSVIARNGKIYLYFGNGGSGIGVATASSPTGPFKDALGKKLIDNETPGVQPAKNMWLFDPMAFLDDDGQAYLYFGGNGEDNMRVIKLNNDMISVNGQATSFHVPAFFEASWMHKRNGNYYFSYSSNPKAEMRIDYMMSKSPTTGFTYKGVIGAQPPKNNNNNHHGIFEFKGKWYHAYHNRVVAIKKGIPPVYKRNLAIEELNYNADGTIAQVVYTENGVTQIGAVNPYERNQAEMLQDQNGVTTKNNDDGGMLVTGLKNNAWIKIQGVDFGKKGPKSFSARLSGLSSGSSLEVRIGSITGKQIAKMVSSKKDESGLQTLSVKTGEVKGKIDIYLLVTSSNPSAFLDIDWWSFQQR